From one Peredibacter starrii genomic stretch:
- the fsa gene encoding fructose-6-phosphate aldolase: MEFFIDTGDLNEIKTAYAWGFVDGVTTNPSLVAKTGKDQAALIREISEIVDGPISAEVISLEADGMIKEGEELAKIHKNVVIKLPMTKDGMIACKHFSKKGIKTNVTLIFSANQALLAAKNGATYVSPFVGRLDDVGQTGMDLIQEIRVIFNNYGFETKILAASLRHSTHVKDCAMVGADTATLPFKVIEGLFNHPLTKNGLDQFMADHAKSKK; the protein is encoded by the coding sequence GATTCGTTGATGGTGTTACGACTAACCCAAGCCTAGTGGCAAAAACTGGTAAAGACCAGGCCGCTCTTATCCGCGAAATCTCAGAAATCGTTGATGGCCCGATCTCAGCTGAAGTTATTTCACTTGAAGCTGACGGCATGATCAAAGAAGGCGAAGAACTAGCTAAAATCCACAAGAACGTGGTGATCAAGCTTCCTATGACAAAAGACGGAATGATCGCTTGTAAGCATTTCTCAAAGAAAGGCATCAAAACGAACGTTACTCTTATCTTCTCTGCTAACCAGGCCCTTCTCGCTGCTAAAAACGGTGCGACTTACGTTTCTCCGTTCGTTGGTCGCTTGGATGACGTTGGCCAGACAGGTATGGATCTTATCCAGGAAATCCGTGTGATCTTTAACAACTACGGTTTCGAAACAAAAATCCTGGCCGCTTCTCTTCGTCACTCGACTCACGTGAAAGATTGCGCGATGGTAGGGGCCGACACAGCTACTCTACCATTCAAAGTTATCGAAGGTTTATTCAACCACCCGCTAACTAAAAATGGTCTAGACCAATTCATGGCCGATCACGCTAAGTCTAAGAAATAA